Within Telopea speciosissima isolate NSW1024214 ecotype Mountain lineage chromosome 8, Tspe_v1, whole genome shotgun sequence, the genomic segment tgaccaattgacacccctagttgcaGGCTTATCAATATTGAACCCAACAATTTCACTGGCCAACTTACAAAGGCGCATTCTCTGGACATAAACACGTTTTGCTTGCAAAATTTCTAACTGCAATCATTCGTCTTGATCGCTAGTAACTGCAATCACAATCCCATGTGTCATCTACGTTTACCTGGTGATTGTGATTGTCTACGGTGCGCTGCCTGCAGCGGCTTGAGCGGCGTACAAACAGGACGCAGCGCAATGATTGCCTTACctctgctcgggcaaggcactcagGTAGGGGTAAAGCGGTCATAGTGTTGCGCCCTGTttgtaagggtgtcaaccggttCGATTGCAGTTTGGTACAATAtgtgaaaccaaaaccgaatcaGAACATGTGTTATCAAAACAACGGTTCGATTTCAGTTTAGTTTTTATTCGAGTCCTTATTTGGTTTCATATTCGTTTAGACCCTGATTTGTATTTGGTTTAAATCCTATTTTAAGTATTTCGACAAACGTTTTTACATCTTTACCTGTTTGTGCACCGCTCAGACCACTACAGACAACACcccatagaggatctgaattgtcTTGTTGCACGCTAACTTTTGTCAAAAGggtaacaacaaaaaaaagtcaaaagttttttctttcatatttcAATTTAGTCAAAAGTCATTTAATATATGCACATAACAACCTTAATCATtgcttaccaaaaataaaaaacaacctTAATCATTGTTATTACGATTTTCATTTATCTATCCATCAACGAAGGTCATGATTCTGTTCTCATCGATCTTCAAtaatttctttgtttgttttttttttttttccacatcAAGATTCTCCCTACCCGAACTTTCCAAACCTCCCCTAAATTTTGTGAAACCTACCTTAACTTTTCAAACAATAACCGAATTTTCGGAGCACTAAAACTGTTCATAGCTTACtcgaattttttaaataaccgTAACCGAACTTATAAATCATACGCAAATTTTTCATACGAATTTTACATACGAATTATGAACCCTAGATGAACTTTTGAATACTATAGCCGaacttttaaaacccaaaacataTATTTCAAAGCTTCCCGATTTTCTTATACTCGTGATCAAACTTTTAAATCATACACAAACTTTACATACGAATTTTTCTTACCACTATACGAATTTTTCAAACAAATTATAGAAACTTAGACCAACTTTTGAATAACATATCCGaagttttaaaaccctaaaaatcaaaCTTTTCTAGCGATTTTTTGAAACTCTAGGCGAatctttgaaaccctaaaacatcgTCTTGCCTTTTCTGCCTAGGGGTCTTCTTTCTTCTGGTACTAGAACTAGACATTCTCTCACTATCTTATTGTTAAATTAGGTACTTATTCTCACAATAATTTTGGTTTTCCATTACGGATTAAAAAAAGTTAACGGGTTAAAAAAGACGACTCATCTTTTCCcaagatttctctctctctcttaatttcACTCTTCCAGTTACATATATGCCCTTCTCTTTCTAGTTAATTCCTattattctctcttctttacTTAAGAAATCTAGGGTAAAAAATTCTTGAAACTTATGATTTGCATTATGTCCTTCTATGACTTTGTTCAATCAATCATGTGGGCTCATTTATAGAGAACCCAAATTAGGTCTTACCAAAAATAAGAGAACCCAAATTAGGTATTAACGGACTTGGTTTGGCCAGAAGGTGTTTTGAGGAAAGCTTTCGCCGTATTCCATTATTATTTCACCGTAGGGGTTGAAAAGCGTTTAGAAGGCACAAATATTTGGCCACCAATGGTTGTAGTCAGGCTAAGCGATGCCAACTCTAGTATAAGAACCTCTCCCTCCAAATACCGCAGCACTGGTCACATGGATGGCAAGTACCTATTAACTCACCCACATCCCTATTCATATatgatgtgggactattttttCGCCTATCGTGTAGAACCCCAACGATTTCCCTCTCTCCACGTGGGAGCTATCCAGATCTTCCCATCTCCCCCTCCACACGGGATCATCAAAGATCACACCGGGTTCCCATGCCTGGCTGTCCCCCAAATTTGACCCTGCCACATccttggctttgataccacttgtgGAGATTTAGGTAGAATTCATCATCAAAAACTAGTTGTTAAGGAGAAGGttcccaagtacctattaatcCACCCACaattcatatccgatgtgggactatttttcCGTCTACCATGTAGAACCCCAAcagttttaatattttctaaaaacaccTTCACAACGccctcttccacccatctcacACTCTCGATGTATGGaaccatgggtggaggaaaacttgattttttgtttataattgTAAACAAATAGATACAATATCATTCTTTGGCCATTGTAAGGATTCAATCGAAgaatacaaatacaaaataaCGAAAAACTGGGAACATTATATCCATGTACAGAACGATAAAGGAAATCATAGCAAATATGGTGGCTGAAAGAGCTAAGCACCATTGAAGAGTTGTAAATTCTCCATTTGTTACAAGTATGAGAGCTTGAACAAATGCTGTAACTGAGTAGATTGCAGATAAAAAATGAGTGGTACCTGCAAGAATGTATTTGAGTGGGAAGAAGATGTAAAAATCATTGGTATTAAAGCGAGAAAAATAGGCAGATAAGGAAGCTGCAAGGGTGCCAACACAGAAAAACAATGCAGCTGCAGAATAGGCATAGAAAATTGGGAGAGCTATTGTGTTGGCAAAAATAGGGAGACCCGTATTTTGGTGATAACCTCCTGGAACAGCAAATGCTGCAGTAAAGTTCATGGTGGCAATGAGGGTAGAGATAACCATGTTAGTATTTGCTGCACTCTTAATCCACTTCACACTTTCATGTTTCAGATGCTTATGAGTTTCATCAAATAGCTCATTTGCTGTTTTGCCATCACAATTTGTAAACTGAGGCAGATTCACTTGAGAGTACACTTCCTTTACTTTCTGTACATagaccaaaaatatatatatatataaatattgaTCAAGAGCTAGCAAATTTAAGTAACCATACATTATAGAGGTTTTAACtattaacacacacacacacatgcacacaccaTTATGTGCCTAATGTATACACTAGATTGGGAGCCACGATCACGTTCACGTATAAGAATGGTTCACAATCGTTTAAATGGACTCCACTCCATGTGAGTCCCacaaagtggattccatctgaactaCTGTTAGCCGTTTTCGTACATTCACGTGAACGTAAACTCAACtcctagattgggccagccaaGTATGAGATAGCTTAAAAGGCTTGATATGTTACTAGAATAGACCATGTACTTCAAATTAAAAGATGTATTAGCCAATCATCCTTCTATGTGGCATAATACATGATCAATACATTCAATGCATTGAAGCTTCTACTAGTGGGCCGACAATAAGAAAATGTAGCTTAATTAATAAATGGGAAAATTATGCCCACAACGCCCGTGTGCCAAGGAATCCACGCACTAAGACACGTAAAAATGGGGCCCACTCACTCTCTccgaacccccccccccctctcccaccCAATTTGAAGAATTGATATGGGGAACCTCCTTTGCCCAAATTAGTACTCGGGCTTCAGGAATAGTGGGGAAAGCATTATTGACTTTGTAGAGTAAGGGCAGAGTAATAATACACCTAGATGGGTGGATGAACCCTACTCCattggtggaggaaaactttctcttaaaataattaagaaaCAACTTACCCTTAATTTGaaaggaccaagttttcctccaccaacggtgaatgggatcccattcacagCAGGGCGGGAGAAGGCAATAGAACTTTCTCCTAAAGTAAAGAAACAACTTACATTTAATTTTAATGGACCGTGTTTGGATGAGGTGGTTACCCGTAGGGGAGGGGATCCGGAATCGTTATTATTCCTAGCTTTGTCTTTACaataaagacaaaaagaaaaaaaaaatgaactatcaaaaaataaagggaaaaagaacactatcTGGTCACGTGgttcctgtgcccagacacaggagcatGCACAATTACCGTTCAACctctcaataaaataaaaaatgtcatCCAAATCGATGCCCCTGTGCACGCCGCATTGGGCCCCATGCTGATGCATGGGCTACACGATCGACTAGATAGTGTCATCCAAAATTAGCAATTTTGCTGATTTTGAAACCATTGATTCTATATCAATGAATTACAACTCGATTCCACCATTCAAACACACCTTTAAAGATCTCTTGTAAGCATATATATGATTTCTTAATATGAAGTTTTATGGTTGGTGGATAAGCAGTAGTACCTTAAACCAAATTGTCTCCACTGCCATCTTGTATGCTGAGATATGAATCTTATTTTGTCGATGATCAACATACTTTGCTGCAAGATGCAAGGCTGTGTTTTCCTTGTTGTCAACATTTGCAATCATCTTAGCTGTAATGAAGCCCTTGGATTTTAGAAacaccaaaaccctaattttacaaAACTCAGCTGCTAAATGGAATATGTTTTTCTTATTCTCATCCACAAACTCAATAGCCCAAGGACATTCTTTAAGGATCTCCTCAACAACTTCCACAGTCCCATGCCTTGTAGCTAGCATAAGGGTGTCACTGATTGTATTAGTAGTAGCTGAAGGGCCTATGTTGGATGCATGAAAGGGTTCCCCTCTATTGCCAATGTAATAACCCCCTTTCATGCTCATGGATTCTGTCTTTATGAGTAGTTTTGCTAGGTCCAGTGCCAAGTTatgcttttgtttttctttataaatttttccaaaaaatggaAACCCTGcaagaaaaatattttacatttCAACTCACCAAATATTGGAAAATTAATCTCCTTAGTCTTTAcatttctattccttttttctttgggctccgtttgattgcaagggaaattaaaggaataggaagtgaaattttcatgcttaaaaagacatttttgtaatcattatcccatttaattgtataaactacttaaatttcttaccacaTATCcaagtaatgatacattttacatgtaatatttattttacattttaaaccaaagggaattggatgcaaagtaaagtggaatttaataaccaaatatgaaattatttgaagttagtgatattatcacatggggtaatgattacaaaaattcattttttaagtatgaaaattttacttcccttccctttaattccctttgcaaacaaacagagccttggGAAAAGGTTTCCAGTGGCCCTACACGAGTtgggatcagctacccacatggggagcaGTGGGGACAGATCCCAACCCTCCATGGgctgtgggacccacgtcccatGGAGGgctcagatctgtccccaccgtCCCCAAGTGGGGAGTAGAACCGGACTCGCCCTACACAGCCATACACATAGGGGGCATTTTCCATAATGCCCCTACTTGCTTTCTTCTATCTAGACCAATGATGTGACAGTTTTGCCATTGGGTCCTTTGGTtttttaaagcttcttttaaATTTGCTTTcgttgtatttttttcttggcCGAGGTTTATCATGTTGCTCGCATTCTGCAAGCTAGTGACATACACCAATGGGGAGTGTGGGATGGACTtggtaaaggtgtcatttcacAGGAGATGGGGAGTGAGACAAATACATGGCTGAGCAGCCCCGTGGTCTCCCAAGGATATGTCAGATTGGTCGTAGCAATGCTATATGATATTTATAGATGTTGTGttctaccaaataaaaaaattatagatgGTGTGGTTGAAGAAtttcttttctatcttttttccATTTGTCGAATTTCTTGGCACACCCactcacaaaagaaaaaaaattcatgttaTCTTAAGGTGGATAGGGAATTGGTTACATTTTGATTTGAAGTAAAAATTgtagaaaaaaatatttgattgaAAATTAGCACAATCTTTCCTAGTGCATGGCTTTTATTTAGGACAAAATGGGCCTCTAGaaataatattataaattattttaaaaagggGAATATGATGTCATACTCACAATGAATTAATAATCGTCCGATCATTCCTGCATCAGAAAATGGTTTGTATTAGTTCAATAGAGGAGAGATGTTTTAGGACCCTTGGATGGTGCTCTACACTACAGTCCTATTtgtttgcataaaaaaaaaaggggtggaaCCCATCTCTAATGGAATGagggaaaaaaaggagagggaaGGATAAGAATTGCAGACCCCATATATTcaaataatcaatttttttttctctcaaagtTCCATCCAAAattataagactttggggaggggaggggagaaatgGGTTACCACCTAGGCCGATAACCTCCCTTAGATTAAGCCTTATTGTCCTTCAATTCTCCTACTCCGGTATCCAAACAAAAACAACTTTTAGAATTTTATggaaaaaatatcaaattctcTCACCCCTTTTTTCCCATCCCATATTTTTTCAACAAACAAACAGGCCTACAGGTGTAGGAAGACTTTCTCATAAATATACTCTAAGAATTTGAATTTGGTAGGAAGACCATCTAGCCAAGGTTTTAGCTAGGCCATACTATGCCTTCAATGGAGTCCAGATCTTCTCCCCATGTGGTAACCACCCCAACTCATCTCACACCGTTCATGGGGGTGTGGGGACCCACTCCCTTCAGTGCCCCTTAGATATGGGGCAAAATTAGCAGTAGGAGATAAGTTTTGGGGAAAATGGTTTCTATGGGGAGTGACGTGGtgcctgcacc encodes:
- the LOC122672525 gene encoding uncharacterized protein LOC122672525 translates to MEASISDPNNPNCGDAYGAAFQGEVDILMKFYKREPTSSSNIWGDTIFHVLALKSHTKAIMELLNLSMPINGLKEKNSNGNTALHEAVRVGALEIAKKMVQKEESLVHDINHIGETPLYWAAAFGQTKMFQFLARKTRSDNIYDTRGLRRNDGSTILHAAVIGEFYGLALEIMGYYPDLAFARDKDGITALHLLVHSPSSFRSGTDYSDINLLYTSFIPLALFKLMIYFCIPWNAYKSTQMDDLEDPCELQKNREPGFPFFGKIYKEKQKHNLALDLAKLLIKTESMSMKGGYYIGNRGEPFHASNIGPSATTNTISDTLMLATRHGTVEVVEEILKECPWAIEFVDENKKNIFHLAAEFCKIRVLVFLKSKGFITAKMIANVDNKENTALHLAAKYVDHRQNKIHISAYKMAVETIWFKKVKEVYSQVNLPQFTNCDGKTANELFDETHKHLKHESVKWIKSAANTNMVISTLIATMNFTAAFAVPGGYHQNTGLPIFANTIALPIFYAYSAAALFFCVGTLAASLSAYFSRFNTNDFYIFFPLKYILAGTTHFLSAIYSVTAFVQALILVTNGEFTTLQWCLALSATIFAMISFIVLYMDIMFPVFRYFVFVFFD